In Candidatus Equadaptatus faecalis, the following are encoded in one genomic region:
- the trmFO gene encoding methylenetetrahydrofolate--tRNA-(uracil(54)-C(5))-methyltransferase (FADH(2)-oxidizing) TrmFO, translated as MSQTCNATVIGGGLAGSEAAWQLAQRGIRVTLFEMRPQKFTPAHRTALLGELVCSNSLGGDKPVTPAGILKQELRAMKSFIMDCAEQSRVPAGNALAVDREKFAALIDEKISRHPNIEAVREEITKIPDGCAIIASGPLTSPDLAKEIGKLTGEKFLYFYDAVAPVVTLESVDMTRAYRANRYGDTGDYINCPMNEEEYSAFWNELVSAETAPRHEFEDEEIKHFEGCLPVEVIAKRGEKTLLFGPLRPVGLEEKDGQRPCAVVQLRQDNLEGTLYNLVGFQTNLKWGEQERVFRMIPALENAEFVRKGVMHRNLFVCAPEALDGHLRPVGKENLFLAGQITGVEGYVESTAMGLCSALFCFAQLSGKKLPEFPEETAVGSLLKYLKTALPETFQPMNANLGIMPKLPGKKIHKRAERCTAYAERSENALRSFMEENSNLFD; from the coding sequence ATGTCTCAGACATGTAACGCAACGGTCATCGGCGGAGGGCTTGCAGGTTCCGAAGCCGCATGGCAGCTTGCGCAGCGGGGCATTAGAGTAACGCTTTTTGAAATGCGCCCGCAGAAATTTACTCCCGCGCACAGGACAGCCCTTTTGGGCGAGCTTGTGTGCAGCAATTCTCTCGGAGGCGACAAACCCGTAACCCCTGCGGGGATTCTGAAACAGGAACTGCGCGCTATGAAAAGCTTTATCATGGACTGCGCGGAACAGAGCCGCGTGCCTGCCGGAAACGCGCTAGCGGTTGACAGGGAAAAATTTGCGGCTCTGATTGACGAAAAAATTTCACGGCATCCGAATATTGAAGCAGTGCGTGAGGAAATCACAAAAATTCCCGACGGCTGCGCGATTATCGCCAGCGGTCCCTTAACCTCGCCTGACCTTGCAAAAGAAATAGGAAAACTCACGGGCGAAAAATTCCTCTATTTTTACGACGCGGTTGCCCCTGTTGTCACCCTCGAAAGCGTTGACATGACGAGAGCGTACAGGGCAAACAGATACGGCGACACAGGGGACTATATCAACTGTCCCATGAACGAAGAAGAATATTCCGCGTTCTGGAATGAGCTTGTCAGCGCAGAAACGGCACCGCGCCACGAATTTGAAGATGAAGAAATAAAGCATTTTGAAGGCTGTCTGCCGGTAGAAGTCATAGCAAAACGCGGTGAAAAAACGCTGCTCTTCGGACCTCTGCGCCCCGTGGGGCTTGAAGAAAAAGACGGTCAGCGCCCGTGCGCGGTCGTTCAGCTCAGGCAGGACAATTTGGAGGGAACGCTGTACAACCTTGTCGGTTTTCAGACAAATTTGAAATGGGGAGAACAGGAAAGGGTTTTCAGAATGATTCCCGCGCTTGAAAACGCTGAATTCGTGCGAAAGGGTGTAATGCACAGAAATCTCTTTGTCTGTGCGCCGGAGGCGCTTGACGGACATCTGCGTCCCGTTGGAAAAGAAAATCTTTTTCTTGCAGGGCAGATTACCGGAGTGGAAGGCTACGTTGAAAGCACGGCAATGGGACTCTGCTCGGCACTGTTCTGCTTTGCGCAACTCAGCGGGAAAAAACTTCCGGAATTTCCCGAAGAAACGGCAGTCGGCTCACTGCTGAAATATCTTAAAACCGCCCTTCCTGAAACGTTCCAGCCAATGAACGCCAACCTCGGAATAATGCCAAAACTTCCCGGAAAGAAAATTCACAAACGCGCGGAGCGTTGCACGGCGTATGCCGAACG